The Engystomops pustulosus chromosome 7, aEngPut4.maternal, whole genome shotgun sequence DNA window TGATGTCACCCTCCCATGTCAGTTTTATGGCAATGAGGTATCACATTTGGATCTCTCTATAGTTTCTGTGCGTTGGACTAAGAGGCAATCCTCAAATAACACAGAACAGATAGTTTATTTTTTTGATGGCAAAGACATCACTCCGGACAGACCTGGGTCGTATGTACCAAAGGATCGGCTTCTAGGACAAGATGCCAGTCTACATCTACCCAACATCCAGTTCAGTGACGAGGGAGAATACACCTGTCATCTTATTGTCACTCCTGAGAAGGCAATAAGTGCGGTCACTCTGCTGGTGTCAGGTGAGTGCTGCGGACATAAATGCTTAGAGGGAAACTGTAATTTGGGTCATTAACCCCCCTCCTGGTTCTTTATGGACCATGGTTTAATAACCTTCTCTAAAAAAACAACACTTATACTTAACTTCGTTAACATTCAAGTTCTGATTTGGAGGTACTGAGAGCGCAAAGTGCTAACCCACAGTCTTCTTTTGCCCTGATTTTTGCCATTTCTATCCAGTGCAGAGCCAGAGCACTTCCCGGACTCCGCCCCTGGAGGAAGATGACTGCCATTAGACTACTCATCCCTGGAATTAGTTTTATATGGAGATTTATCCTGAGTGACCGTATAATCCTCATTGTACATTACAAGTAACACGTCTTATTTCCTTCCAGCTCAGCCGACGTGTAGAGTGAGTGACTCCAGACTGGAGATGTATCCAGGGACCGAGAGATCTGTTACATGTTATGTGGACGGCTTCCACCCCAATGATGTAAAAATCCATTGGGTGATGGAGAGTAAAGCTTCCAATATCACATACAAACTGGATAGCCGGACCTGCACCAGTGTCCCAGTACAGGACCAGGATGGGACGTACAATGTCACCAGTGTCCTGTCTGTGACACCTAAGACCCTAGAGGAGGATGGAGACGTATATTCCTGTGTTATCATCCACAGGTCACTGATAGATGATCTGACTTGTAACTTTACTCTCTCAGTGAAATCTCCTCCAGGTAAGTATAAAAGCCAATAGATAAGAATCTTCTAATAATGGACTAATCCAAACTCGTCCTTAGATATAACTGAGGCCTCAGTAATGTAGGGGAATGAAAGCTAATGTTGTCCTGCATCAAAAcagaaacagtggggcacatttacttacccggtcctgtcgcgatccagagaCGTTTTctgcgtcgaggattcgggtcttccggcgattcactaaggtagtgcgcccaatgtccaccaggtgtcgctgatgcGCTGAAGTTCGCTGCAGTTCATCATCctcacctgggtgcaggtaagcccgTGGCAcgcaacatatttttttttttaaaaatacagcggtttttcagaattcatcgggtttccgacggccacaccaccTGATTTCcgtgcatgcatgccggcgccgatgcgccacaatccgatcacatgcctcaaaaacccggggcaatttgccgcaaaccggtaattttcctCTGATTTATCACCACCATGGTAGGAGGCAAAACTAGACGAATGTGACCCCAGCCTGtgcctttaagattttttttcccctattaaaggggttgtctatgtTCAGCAATTAATTGATATTTTCTGTGTAATGAAACGTTatacaatttatatatatatatttttattatcaatttctcacagttttctagatctctgcttgctgtcaacctataggaagcttcatagtttacttcttggtccctggtcatgtgatgtcacacaggtgcacagcttgttatatcccacagctctgattactatatgtgatataaggagccgtgcacctgtgtgacatcacatgaccagggatataatgaacggcgcacctgcgtgacatcacatgaccagggatatataaggagccgtgcacctgtgtgacatgacacgACCAGGgtgataatgagccgtgcacctgtgtgacatcacatgaccagagatatataaaagccgtgcaccagtgtgacatcacatgaccagggatataatgagccgtgcacctgtgtgacatcacatgaccagggatataatgagccgtgcacctgtgtgacatcacatgaccaggtatctaacgagacgtgcacctgtgtgacatcacatgaccagggatataatgagccgtgcacctgtgtgacatcacatgaccagggatataatgagcgttgcacctgtgtgacatcacatgaccagggatataatgagccatacacctgtgtgacatcacctgaccagggactcTTCTTtatacactggaagtaaacaatgaagcttcctatatgaTGACAATAAGAAGAGaagaaaaccgtgaagaattataactgaaaatatatagaaaaattgtAGTTTTCATTATACaaccaatatcaattatttgcttagaGTGGACACCCCTGTAAACTTCTCAATGTACATTGATACTGAAGAGCCACAGGACGAGGAGATGTTAGTAGGTGGAGTTCACCTAATATACAGAATGACCCCTGATCATTGTTTATTATTGTCTATTGTTTCTTGTTTCTATAGACAGCAGTACACCGGCATGGACGATAGGTGGGACGATAGGTGGGACAATATTTGGGATGATTGTTGCCTTGATCTTAGCAGTAATATGTTACTGTTGTATCAAAGGTAAGGACTTACAGTGTCAGCTATTCTAACCTACTTACATGCCTAGAAGGCAAAAGTTTTGAAATGTCTTTACAGTATTACAAGTGTTTTCTTGGAAAATTGGAATTAATAATAACAAGACATAGTTACCTGGAATGGATTTCCAAGGGCGACTTCAATCTTGCAGAGTTCAGTCCGTGAACCGTAGACTGTGTAGGTTCATGAGGCAGGTTGAGATTCCCACCTCAGGCGGCACCCCTAGCTGATTTACAGGGCGGCAATTTCAGGGCTGTGCAGCTGTTAGGCAGCCAGGTCGTGTTGCTGTAAAAAGTTCCTGATTGCAAATATCCAAGTTGTTGTCTTAGACAGCTCTCCCTGTCAGCATAGAAGCCATCTTGAGTCAATCTCCCTAACACACCTGGGGGTAATGAGGAATAGTGTAGGGGAGGTTAGGTGGAGTGCTTTCAATCATGGTGTTTGCACTGCATTTGTAAACGAAATCCAAACACCCGGGGCTGGAGCTTGACCTGATTGCATCTACATTTACAGTGAAACGCATGCATGTGGCTTGCTTCTTATTGCGTGCGTTTCTCTGTAAATACAATGTAATCAGGCCAAGCACCACCCCCTGGGTGTTTGgattgcgtttgaaaacgcaatgcaaacaccaTGAGTGAAAGCACCCAGATGTAGAAGAGCTTAGGTGGACACACAAGGGGTTaaagcttaaccccttaccaacatgtgacatagtattacgtcacatgctgggtcccggtgcatagagagggctcgcgggccgagctctctccatagccggtaagtctttgttgcatattgcagcaaaggcttaccggtaacacccacgatcagtgccggcaccgatcgtgggtgttttcctgCTAATCGCCGGCGGCAAAGCTgtatgggcaccgccatctttctgaggacgtcatcggggagcggtgatccgtcgccatggtagcttcgggtctcacgaatacccgaagctacttcgggttaacccatgcattacaatgtgctatcagcacattgtaatgtatgaggagtaaaatccacatatactgccatactgtagtatggcagtatatgataggatcgatcagactacctagggttagagtaccctagggagtctgaaaaatagtaaaaataaaaaaaaagttttaaaaaataaaataaaataaaaaaacctaaaaactgaaatcacccccctttccctagaactgatataaatataaataaacagtaaaaatcataaacacatcaggtattgccgcgtccgaaaatgcccgatctatcaaaatatgatagctgttttttactgcatttaaccccatagcggaaaatcgcgcccaaagtcgaaaatggcacttttttgccatttaaaaaaaaaaaattctatcaaaagtgatcaaaaggtcgtacagtcctaaaaatgaaaacattgtaaacgtcatcaaaatccgcaaaaaactacaccacccacagctccatacaccaaagtataaaaatgttattagtgccagaggagggcaaaatccccccaaaaaattttgtacaggaggttttcatttttttaaatgtatgaaaccattataaaacctatacaaatttggtatccacgtaatcgtaccgacccaaagaataaagtagaaatgtcatttggggttcacagtgaaagctgtaatatccaagcccacaagaatacggcacaaatgcggtttttttaccaatttcactgcatttggaatttttttcccgtttcccagtacacggcatggaatattaaataccaccattttgaagtgtaatttgttacgcagaaaataagccataacacagctctgtacatggaaaaataacaaagttacagatttttgaaagtagggagtgaaaaatgaaaatgctaaaacgaaaaagggctgcggtgttaaggggttaaagttggtaATCCAATTATCTGCAATCGTGCTACATAGGAAAGTAATAGAGCTAGAAGCCAAGCACAATCACTCTACCTAACCCCATCTGACATGATCTGGGATGAAAACAGCAGTGGCCTCTGACTACAGCACAAGGAATTTCTTAAACATGTATTAGAAAATTTTAAAACTCATTTAAGCAGATATTCGTAGACCTCACTGAATAGAAGAAGTTATAATTGAAGCACTAAACGATAAAAGTGGACAGGATCGTGTGGCCACTCAATCAGAGAATTTATAgggatacattaaaggggtattctcatctgggcattaacattcagtttgattaatctgccattaacccctaggggactcagcctcttttggccttaaggacgcggccccattcttcaaatctgacctgtgtcactataagtggttatagttttggaacgctatgagatatccaggggattttgagattgttttctcgtgacacattgtacttcaaattagtttaaaaatttggatgatatcttttgtgtttagttatgaaaaaaaacaaaatttggaaaaaatttggaaaaattctttattttcaacgttctaaattctctacttttgatgcaggtagtcatagctcccaaataaattcataacttacatttcccaaatgtctgctttatgttggcatggttttttaagattccacatattttactagaatgttatgaggctcagaatttaggtatcatttttcacattttttgtaaaatcaccaaaacctgtattagatggacctgctcaacttctaattgacactgagaggcctaaataatagcgagactcgtaaaataccccattgtggaaactacacacctcaacgtatgaaaaaccacttttaagaagtttgttaacgctttacgtgttttataggggttaaaacaaaatggaggtgcagtctgcaaattgtaatattttttcacaatacacccattttgggtggaaaattaaacatttacaatggattaaataaaaaaaggctccacaaagtttgatacccaattcctcccgaatgcaccgataccccaaatgtggtggtaacctgttgtatgggcgcacggccgggcatagaagggaaggaggcgccatccagatcagattttctatgtcacattgtacaggctataatttttttcttttttttaatgtggacctataggggcttatttcttttgccacatgagatgcacttttctggtacgtaatttaggggaatctataggctaattggtgagattttattaactctttgttggtggaggaaatgaaaatcatcacttttcaggaagatttttatgggttttttttttttgcccgtttaccataccataaaaatagtatattatttttattctatgagtcgccacgattacaaaaagacctcatttatatagattttttatttttttcccatttttactgcataaaaagtaatttggcaaaaatgttgttaattttagcatcaccgtctttcatatgcataacttttttattttttgcctcacaaatctgtttaagggcttattttttgcgagaaggattgttctttttagtggtcttattttagagtgcataacattttttaaatccctttttagagcatttttatagggtattaattgaaaatgatcttttttatggagcttttttttgttttgttttttacggggttcactttgcggaactaataacgattctgttttattatgcagattgttacggacgcagggataccaaatatgtgggggttttgtgtattttattcaattgtactgaataaaaaccaatttggagaaaatcttgttcattttagcatcaccatcttttcatatgcataacttttttatttttcggctgacaaatctggttaggggcttattttttgcgagaagagttgttctttttagtgggcttattttggagtgcataacattttttaaattactttttagagcattttttgataaggtattaattaaaaattatcttttttcggaacgtttttgcgttttttttctacggcgtgtaccgtgcgggtccagtaacgattctgttttattatacagattgttacggacgcggcaataccaaatatgcggggttttttgtgtttttgtgttttttatactttattaagtgtttttatgggaaagtgacattttaggggcttatatttttatgtatttattttttatttattataatgtgtagtgttaagtgtttttgcatatttttacttctacatacttgaacttaaactagtgatgctctgatcactggtttaagttcaatacactgctctacaatactattttattgtagagcagtgtaaactgtctgagcaagcttgcgcatgctcagacagtttacagccagacccggaaggggtctggctgccatggagactgggcagctccggggcacatgccagtcctcggagctgcccagaagtggatcggatcccccggtaagcggcacgggggatccgatccacagcgcaaacacccttacacgccgcggtcatgtttgaccgcggcgagtaaggggttaacacccggatcggagccggctccgatcgcgggtgttagcgcaggctgtcagctgtactagacagctgacagccgctgcttctggtaccggctacgttcgtgagccggtgccagaagcaggacgttatagaacgtccccgtgcgctaagcatctagcgccggggacgtactataacgtcctggtgcgcctaggggttaattatgCTGAATGGACATTGCAGAACCCAGGTAAGTAACACAGGTAATAACCATAATCCTGAGATACAGCCTGTAGAACTTTAAttttatgtaaaagtaaaaaacataacaatatataacacaaaccaaacataatatacaataacatacctgctggtccagccacattcacacctagcaaaaacacttaaccccttaaggacgcagggtattttcgctcatttctcgctctccatcttcaaaaatccataaccttttcatttttccatgtacagagggcttattttgtgcgtaacaaatttgacTTTCCCGAGATGTTATTTattggcggatatatccgtcacagagcgtAAAGTggttaaaatacaccaaaatgaataaacactaaatcccacaacccccacccaaccgattgtcacatcCTAATCCAAACCAAtaaaacaaagacaagccacatcctgtattatactccagagctgcactcactattctgctgctggtgcagtcactgtgtacatacatgacattacttatcctgtactgatcctgagttacatcctgtattataccccagagctgcactcactattctgctgctggtgcagtcactgtgtacatacatgacattacttatcctgtactgatcctgagttacatcctgtattataccccagagctgcacttactattctgctgctggtgcagtcactgtgtacatacatgacattacttatcctctactcatcctgagttacatcctgtattatactccagagctgcactcactattctgctgctggtgcagtctctgtgtacatacataacattacttatcctgtactgatcctgagttacatcctgtattatactccagagctgcactcactattctgctgctggtgcagtctctgtgtacatacataacattacttatcttgtactgatcctgagttacatcctgtattataccccagagctgcactcactattctgctgctggtgcagtcactgtgtacatacatgacattacttatcctgtactgatcctgagttacatcctgtattacactccagagctgcactcactattctgctgctggtgcagtcactgtgtacatacatgacattacttatcctgtactgatcctgagttacatcctgtattatattccagagctgcactcactattctgctgctggtgcagtcactgtgtacatacatgacattacttatcctgtactgatcctgagttacatcatgtattatacccagagctgcactcactattctgctgctggtgcagtcactgtgtacatacatgacattacttatcctgtactcatcctgtactgatcctgaattataccccagagctgcactcactattctgctggtgcagtcactgtgtacatacatgacattacttatcctgtactgatcctgagttacatcctgtattatacttcagagctgcactcactattctgctgctggtgcagtcactgtgtacatacatgacattacttatcctgtactgatcctgagttacatcctgtattatacttcagagctgcactcactattctgctgctggtgcagtcactgtgtacatacatgacattacttatcctgtactgatcctgagttacatcctgtattataccccagagctgcactcactattctgctgctggtgcagtcactgtgtacatacatgacattacttatcctgtactgatcctgagttacatcctgtattataccccagagctgcactcactattctgctgctggtgcagtcactgtgtacatacatgacattacttattctgtactgatcctgagttacatcctgtattatactccagagctgcactcacgattctgctgctggtgcagtcactgtgtacatatatgtaaAACGAGgaataccagaaaagtgcaataGACCTTTCTATAATTAATACAATTAGATTTACTTTTGATTTTTATGCCCAGTTCTCTCTATTATTACAATGATTCCTCCCTTATTATTGTCtgatatatttcttaccttctctaGCTGAGCCCATATTGGATCCAGTTCACACAAATCAAGAATCCTAAAAGCCCTGAGACCAAGAGACCTATTGGAGCTCAAGTGCAGAATTCACTCATTTTACCCACAAATCATAAAAATGAGATGGAACAAAGAGGAAGAAGAGATTCCAGCAGACATCCAGGCCTGAAGATGATGAGAGTGATGTCTATTATGTTCTTGGTTGTGGGAGGTGCAGTGTTAAATAGGTAGATTTTAGGACAATATTCACATGTAACGTTGAGCATCAGGAATAGTCTCTCAGGAGACTCTTGATTTCTATTTTTTTGCTTCATTTAAAACTGTGATTTACAGGATATGTGcatctaaatatttttttttaattataattgtaaagtttttacatttatttttctcCTTTTAGGAAATATAGAGAATTAGACAATTTATATTTTATACCACGTCTGACCACTAGAAGGAACCTCTGTACTGTACAAATGGAAAGCAGAGATTATTTCTATTATAGTTAAGGACCCTTGATGATGTCATGAGTGGgcggagtgagggtcctgatcattGACACCGTACAGTACACAGCTGGGGCTCCCTCTGGTGGTAAACAATGGAAAAGATTAAAAATTATTTCTAATATTTTCTATCATTTCCGCAAATGTGTAAAATGtgttattaactaagggtccgcggacgcactttcgtcagactttccggCATTTTTGGGATTTCTGCTGCAGTCCATTTTCCTTTTCAAAAGGCATAACTTGAGGGACTGTACAAAATAAAGAATTGGGGTGCACATCATGTGAATGTGCTGTATACATGGAATACTTCTGTGTTTTTCCTGTTaaattatttaccgtatatactcgagtataagccgagacccctaattttaacacaaaaacctggaaaaacctattgactcgagtataagctgagggtgggaaatgcattggtcacagcctccccagtatatagccttccagctccctgttgtatacagcctgcaagccccctgttgtatacagcctgccagtcccccgttgtatacagcctgccagccccctgttgtatacagcctgccagccccctgttgtatacagcctgccagccccctgttgtatacagcctgccagccccccgttgtatacagcctgccagccccccgttgtatacagcctgccagacccccgttgtatacagcctgccagccccctgttgtatacggcctgccagccccatgttgtatacagcctgccagccccatgttgtatacagcctgccacccccattgtatacagcctgccagccccatgttgtatacagcctgccagccccatgttgtatacagcctgccagccccatgttgtatacagcctgccgcccccgttgtatacagcctgccgacccccgttgtatacagcctgccagacccccgttgtatacagccagccagaccccctgttgtatacagcctgccagacccccgttgtatacagcctgccagacccccgttgtatacagcctgccagacccccgttgtatacagcctgccagacccccgttgtatacagccagccagaccccctgttgtatacagcctgccagacccccgttgtatacagcctgccagacccccgttgtatacagcctgccagcccttaaaaataataaactcagtactcaccattccaacggcccgggcagctccacttccatcttcatgtccgcgACGGGTCTGCGGCAGCTCCGTCTGCAGCACTTCTCCTTTAGGCCGGCGCTGGGACCGCGACGTCTCCGTACGCACGGGCCCGTCTGCACATAACTGTCACATCACAGTTGCTGACGTCACAGTTGTGTGACGGCCGGGCCGTGCGTACGGAGACGTCGCGGTCCTAGCGCCGGCCTGAAGGAGAAGAGGCGCTGCCGCGGCCCCGCCGCGGtcatgaagatggaagcggagctgcccgggccgttggaatggtgagtactgagtttattttttttatatacctgagtataagccgagtggggacaCTTTTCAAGAGTcagtaatttctttatttttttttccactaatgTAATTTTTGTGGGAGAAGTTACATTTTTCAGTTTAGAATAAAATATGGagaaaatgaatttttttaaagtttgcaaacttttttttttacaaaattttctctgttttttttttggaacatgtGTGATCTCATGATATGTACCACAGTATTTCAGTGTTCTAGTGCTTTTCTATGATATcagtgataattagagatgagcgaacatacttgtccgagcttgatgctcgatcgagcattagcgtactcgtaactgctcgttgctcggacgagtatttcgcccgctcgagaaaatggcagctcccgccgttttgctttttggcggccagaaacagagccaatcacaagccaggagactctgcactccacccagcatgacgtggtacccttacacgtagatagcagtggttggctggccagatcaggtgaccctgggatagactagccgctgcccgcgctgctcggatcattctctgtctggatgccgctagggagagagctgctgctgctcagggaaagcgttagggtgttctattagcttactgttaggcaggagtgattctaaaagaacccaacagcccttcttagggccacaataacgttatatatattttttttttttatttgcagctagtaccatattgtgaggaattagcagggggacttgctaccgttgtgtttagctcttagtgacacacatatccacctcaaacaccaaagtgggaaaatttattaggggtttgagtagaattaggcacagtctgccagtttctttttattttacgtttatttttttcataactcagcgtcatctcatctggcatagtagtgtgctgtaatacttggctagaaaatagccataggagaatacaaacgtcttaattacgcctacagtagcgttatatatatttgatttctggttgatctgctggtggctgtacttgctgcagtgcatctactatcaaattgggagcaatttggagtcagacttgcgaccactgtgttttagtgacgcacatatccatcgcaaagaccgaagtgggaaaatttattagggcccggggttgtatttcaattaggcacagtctgccatttccttttttattttacgtttatttttttcataactcagcgtcatctcatctggcatagtagtgtgctgtaatacttggctagaaaatagccatagcaataggatagcatcgtttggttttaaaaactaaaaaacacaaaaaaaaaacaaaaaaaaaaaaaaagttaaaaaaaaaatacaagttataactctcattttcaaaatgtttaacccgagggctaggggtagaggacgagggcggggacgtgggcgtccaactactgcaggggtcagaggccgtggtcctgggcggggtgagacaccacctgcttatgagggagcaggggaacgccgcagagctacactccctaggttcatgtctgaagttactgggactcgtggtagagcactgttgaggccagaacagtgcgaacaggtgatgtcgtggattgccgacaatgcttcgagcaatttgtccaccagtcagtcttccacgcagtccacccatgtcaccgaaatcggcactcctccagctcctgcacctcagcctcctcccccccagtctgccccctcccagcaaaatttgccatttgaaccggcatactctgaggaactgttttctggacccttcccacagtcacaaaccacttgtccggttgctgatgagcaattttccgatgcccaggttttccaccagtcgcagtctgtgggtgatgatgaccttgttgacgtagtggaagaagtgtgtaaagaggtgtccgacgatgaggagacacggttgtcagacagtggggaagttgttgtcagggcaggaagtccgaggggggagcagactgagggatcggaggatgatgaggtgacagacccaagctgggttgagaggccgggtgaacacagtgcttctgagacggaggagagtcctcgaccagaacaggttggaagaggcagtggtggggccagacggagaggcagggccagagctggtgcatcagcgccaaatgtgtcaactagtgaagctcccgtggcgagggctcctgcggcgagggctagattttcagaagtctggaggttctttaaggaaacaccggatgaccgacggactgtggtgtgccacatttgccaaaccaggatcagcaggggttccaccactactagcttaactaccaccagtatgcgcaggcatatga harbors:
- the LOC140071350 gene encoding natural cytotoxicity triggering receptor 3 ligand 1-like; translated protein: MRPTPHQLLQIVGLILLGCGSTAGKLQIYREDSPIEALLGNDVTLPCQFYGNEVSHLDLSIVSVRWTKRQSSNNTEQIVYFFDGKDITPDRPGSYVPKDRLLGQDASLHLPNIQFSDEGEYTCHLIVTPEKAISAVTLLVSAQPTCRVSDSRLEMYPGTERSVTCYVDGFHPNDVKIHWVMESKASNITYKLDSRTCTSVPVQDQDGTYNVTSVLSVTPKTLEEDGDVYSCVIIHRSLIDDLTCNFTLSVKSPPDSSTPAWTIGGTIGGTIFGMIVALILAVICYCCIKAEPILDPVHTNQES